Proteins co-encoded in one Sander vitreus isolate 19-12246 chromosome 9, sanVit1, whole genome shotgun sequence genomic window:
- the rfx2 gene encoding DNA-binding protein RFX2 isoform X2, with translation MQSSEGGSDTTASVAALRTSSSAQAPVVQPVPASQQRVLVQATGSAQKGGQVQQLSVPRVQQVSQQVQQVQHVYPSQVQYVGESGETVYTNGTIRTAYSYNPEAQLYGQSSGGTYFDSQAGVTTVVSSASGGVPPHGMVGIAMDVGSSHIISSGNTYLIHGGSMEGSRNHISHSSRSSSAMLQWLLDNYETAEGVSLPRCSLYNHYLRHCQEQKLDPVNAASFGKLIRSVFMGLRTRRLGTRGNSKYHYYGIRVKPDSPLNRLQEDTQYMAMRQQPVHQKQRFKPLQKVDGMSDSLCGSSQHCNSTPEQSVAAQSQHHQQYIDTSHTLPPFPSPDLGTQPLPERINMNDIKKLQTLYRDHCEATLDVVMNLQFHYIEKLWQTFWYSTPPSSDGNTTIPNSDDDLEGVIPREKLVALCKYEPIRLWMRSCDHILYQALVEILIPDVLRPVPSTLTQAIRNFAKSLEGWLTTAMTNFPQEIIRTKVAVVSAFAQTLRRYTSLNHLAQAARAVLQNTSQINQMLSDLNRVDFANVQEQASWVCQCDESVVQRLEQDFKVTLQQQSSLDQWATWLDNVVSQVLKPHQGGPSFPKAARQFLLKWSFYSSMVIRDLTLRSAASFGSFHLIRLLYDEYMFYLVEHRVAQATGETPIAVMGEFSDLTSMMPSLMEKDASFSDDMSDLGSDADTSRGPTEPAVKRERIDMSHPLQEM, from the exons ATGCAGAGCTCCGAGGGAGGGTCAGATACCACGGCCAGCGTGGCAGCGCTGCGGACGTCATCATCAGCTCAGGCCCCTGTGGTACAGCCTGTCCCAGCCTCCCAGCAG AGGGTGCTGGTTCAAGCTACAGGCTCAGCTCAGAAGGGAGGACAAGTACAGCAGCTTTCAGTACCCAGGGTTCAACAGGTCTCTCAGCAG GTTCAGCAGGTGCAACATGTCTACCCATCCCAGGTCCAATATGTAGGAGAAAGTGGAGAGACGGTTTACACCAATGGAACTAT CCGAACAGCCTACTCCTACAACCCCGAGGCTCAGTTGTACGGGCAGAGCAGTGGGGGAACCTACTTTGACTCACAGGCCGGTGTCACTACGGTGGTCTCCTCTGCCAGTGGTGGGGTGCCCCCTCATGGCATGGTGGGCATCGCTATGGATGTGGGCAGCAGCCACATCATCTCCAGCGGAAACACCTACCTGATTCATGGAGGAAGTATGGAGGGAAGCCGCAACCACATATCACACTCATCACGCTCCTCCTCAGCTATG ctgCAGTGGCTGCTGGACAACTATGAGACAGCGGAGGGAGTGAGCCTGCCCCGGTGCTCCCTGTATAACCATTACTTACGGCACTGTCAGGAACAGAAACTGGATCCGGTCAACGCAGCCTCCTTCGGCAAGCTCATCCGCTCGGTCTTCATGGGCCTCAGGACCCGCCGCCTCGGCACCAG AGGCAACTCTAAGTATCATTACTATGGCATCCGGGTGAAGCCAGACTCACCGCTGAACCGACTGCAGGAAGACACCCAGTACATGGCCATGAGGCAGCAGCCTGTCCACCAGAAACAGAG GTTCAAACCTCTACAGAAGGTGGACGGTATGTCTGACAGCCTGTGTGGGAGCTCTCAGCACTGTAACAGCACTCCAGAGCAGTCCGTGGCTGCTCAGAGCCAACATCACCAGCAGTACATAG ATACGTCCCACACCCTGCCTCCATTTCCCTCTCCTGACTTGGGCACCCAGCCTCTGCCTGAGCGCATCAACATGAATGATATCAAGAAGCTGCAGACACTCTACAGAGACCACTGTGAG GCTACTTTGGATGTGGTGATGAACCTCCAGTTCCACTACATTGAGAAACTCTGGCAGACCTTTTGGTATTCAACACCGCCATCTAGTGATGGAAATACCACTATCCCCAATAG TGATGATGACCTGGAGGGTGTGATCCCCAGAGAGAAGCTGGTGGCTCTGTGTAAATATGAACCAATCAGACTATGGATGAGGAGCTGTGACCACATCCTCTACCAGGCTCTGGTAGAGATCCTCATTCCTGATGTGCTGCGTCCTGTTCCCA GCACTCTCACTCAGGCCATTCGTAACTTTGCCAAGAGTCTGGAGGGCTGGCTGACGACAGCAATGACCAACTTTCCTCAAGAGATTATTCGCACCAAG GTGGCAGTGGTCAGTGCGTTTGCCCAGACGCTGAGACGTTACACCAGTCTCAACCATCTGGCCCAGGCCGCCCGCGCTGTCCTCCAGAACACCTCCCAGATCAACCAGATGCTCTCTGACCTCAACCGGGTGGACTTTGCCAACGTCCAG GAGCAGGCGTCATGGGTGTGTCAGTGTGACGAGAGTGTGGTTCAGCGTCTGGAGCAGGACTTTAAGGTCACCCTGCAACAGCAGAGCTCTCTGGACCAGTGGGCTACCTGGCTCGACAACGTGGTCTCTCAGGTCCTGAAGCCTCACCAGGGCGGCCCCAGCTTCCCTAAAGCTGCTCGCCAGTTCCTGCTTAAATGGTCCTTCTACAG CTCCATGGTGATCAGAGACCTGACCCTGCGTAGTGCAGCCAGTTTTGGCTCTTTCCACCTGATCCGCCTGCTCTATGATGAGTACATGTTTTACTTGGTGGAACACCGCGTGGCTCAGGCCACCGGAGAAACTCCTATTGCTGTCATGGGAGAG TTCAGTGACCTGACCTCTATGATGCCATCACTCATGGAAAAAG ATGCCTCCTTCTCAGATGACATGAGTGACCTTGGCAGTGATGCTGATACATCCAGAGGGCCTACTGAACCAGctgtaaagagagagaggattgACATGAGCCACCCTCTGCAGGAGATGTGA
- the rfx2 gene encoding DNA-binding protein RFX2 isoform X3: MQSSEGGSDTTASVAALRTSSSAQAPVVQPVPASQQVQQVQHVYPSQVQYVGESGETVYTNGTIRTAYSYNPEAQLYGQSSGGTYFDSQAGVTTVVSSASGGVPPHGMVGIAMDVGSSHIISSGNTYLIHGGSMEGSRNHISHSSRSSSAMLEMAIENLQKSEGIASHKSSLLNSHLQWLLDNYETAEGVSLPRCSLYNHYLRHCQEQKLDPVNAASFGKLIRSVFMGLRTRRLGTRGNSKYHYYGIRVKPDSPLNRLQEDTQYMAMRQQPVHQKQRFKPLQKVDGMSDSLCGSSQHCNSTPEQSVAAQSQHHQQYIDTSHTLPPFPSPDLGTQPLPERINMNDIKKLQTLYRDHCEATLDVVMNLQFHYIEKLWQTFWYSTPPSSDGNTTIPNSDDDLEGVIPREKLVALCKYEPIRLWMRSCDHILYQALVEILIPDVLRPVPSTLTQAIRNFAKSLEGWLTTAMTNFPQEIIRTKVAVVSAFAQTLRRYTSLNHLAQAARAVLQNTSQINQMLSDLNRVDFANVQEQASWVCQCDESVVQRLEQDFKVTLQQQSSLDQWATWLDNVVSQVLKPHQGGPSFPKAARQFLLKWSFYSSMVIRDLTLRSAASFGSFHLIRLLYDEYMFYLVEHRVAQATGETPIAVMGEFSDLTSMMPSLMEKDASFSDDMSDLGSDADTSRGPTEPAVKRERIDMSHPLQEM; the protein is encoded by the exons ATGCAGAGCTCCGAGGGAGGGTCAGATACCACGGCCAGCGTGGCAGCGCTGCGGACGTCATCATCAGCTCAGGCCCCTGTGGTACAGCCTGTCCCAGCCTCCCAGCAG GTTCAGCAGGTGCAACATGTCTACCCATCCCAGGTCCAATATGTAGGAGAAAGTGGAGAGACGGTTTACACCAATGGAACTAT CCGAACAGCCTACTCCTACAACCCCGAGGCTCAGTTGTACGGGCAGAGCAGTGGGGGAACCTACTTTGACTCACAGGCCGGTGTCACTACGGTGGTCTCCTCTGCCAGTGGTGGGGTGCCCCCTCATGGCATGGTGGGCATCGCTATGGATGTGGGCAGCAGCCACATCATCTCCAGCGGAAACACCTACCTGATTCATGGAGGAAGTATGGAGGGAAGCCGCAACCACATATCACACTCATCACGCTCCTCCTCAGCTATG CTTGAAATGGCGATTGAAAACCTCCAAAAGTCTGAAGGAATTGCAAGTCACAAAAGCAGCCTGCTCAACAGCCAT ctgCAGTGGCTGCTGGACAACTATGAGACAGCGGAGGGAGTGAGCCTGCCCCGGTGCTCCCTGTATAACCATTACTTACGGCACTGTCAGGAACAGAAACTGGATCCGGTCAACGCAGCCTCCTTCGGCAAGCTCATCCGCTCGGTCTTCATGGGCCTCAGGACCCGCCGCCTCGGCACCAG AGGCAACTCTAAGTATCATTACTATGGCATCCGGGTGAAGCCAGACTCACCGCTGAACCGACTGCAGGAAGACACCCAGTACATGGCCATGAGGCAGCAGCCTGTCCACCAGAAACAGAG GTTCAAACCTCTACAGAAGGTGGACGGTATGTCTGACAGCCTGTGTGGGAGCTCTCAGCACTGTAACAGCACTCCAGAGCAGTCCGTGGCTGCTCAGAGCCAACATCACCAGCAGTACATAG ATACGTCCCACACCCTGCCTCCATTTCCCTCTCCTGACTTGGGCACCCAGCCTCTGCCTGAGCGCATCAACATGAATGATATCAAGAAGCTGCAGACACTCTACAGAGACCACTGTGAG GCTACTTTGGATGTGGTGATGAACCTCCAGTTCCACTACATTGAGAAACTCTGGCAGACCTTTTGGTATTCAACACCGCCATCTAGTGATGGAAATACCACTATCCCCAATAG TGATGATGACCTGGAGGGTGTGATCCCCAGAGAGAAGCTGGTGGCTCTGTGTAAATATGAACCAATCAGACTATGGATGAGGAGCTGTGACCACATCCTCTACCAGGCTCTGGTAGAGATCCTCATTCCTGATGTGCTGCGTCCTGTTCCCA GCACTCTCACTCAGGCCATTCGTAACTTTGCCAAGAGTCTGGAGGGCTGGCTGACGACAGCAATGACCAACTTTCCTCAAGAGATTATTCGCACCAAG GTGGCAGTGGTCAGTGCGTTTGCCCAGACGCTGAGACGTTACACCAGTCTCAACCATCTGGCCCAGGCCGCCCGCGCTGTCCTCCAGAACACCTCCCAGATCAACCAGATGCTCTCTGACCTCAACCGGGTGGACTTTGCCAACGTCCAG GAGCAGGCGTCATGGGTGTGTCAGTGTGACGAGAGTGTGGTTCAGCGTCTGGAGCAGGACTTTAAGGTCACCCTGCAACAGCAGAGCTCTCTGGACCAGTGGGCTACCTGGCTCGACAACGTGGTCTCTCAGGTCCTGAAGCCTCACCAGGGCGGCCCCAGCTTCCCTAAAGCTGCTCGCCAGTTCCTGCTTAAATGGTCCTTCTACAG CTCCATGGTGATCAGAGACCTGACCCTGCGTAGTGCAGCCAGTTTTGGCTCTTTCCACCTGATCCGCCTGCTCTATGATGAGTACATGTTTTACTTGGTGGAACACCGCGTGGCTCAGGCCACCGGAGAAACTCCTATTGCTGTCATGGGAGAG TTCAGTGACCTGACCTCTATGATGCCATCACTCATGGAAAAAG ATGCCTCCTTCTCAGATGACATGAGTGACCTTGGCAGTGATGCTGATACATCCAGAGGGCCTACTGAACCAGctgtaaagagagagaggattgACATGAGCCACCCTCTGCAGGAGATGTGA
- the rfx2 gene encoding DNA-binding protein RFX2 isoform X1 produces the protein MQSSEGGSDTTASVAALRTSSSAQAPVVQPVPASQQRVLVQATGSAQKGGQVQQLSVPRVQQVSQQVQQVQHVYPSQVQYVGESGETVYTNGTIRTAYSYNPEAQLYGQSSGGTYFDSQAGVTTVVSSASGGVPPHGMVGIAMDVGSSHIISSGNTYLIHGGSMEGSRNHISHSSRSSSAMLEMAIENLQKSEGIASHKSSLLNSHLQWLLDNYETAEGVSLPRCSLYNHYLRHCQEQKLDPVNAASFGKLIRSVFMGLRTRRLGTRGNSKYHYYGIRVKPDSPLNRLQEDTQYMAMRQQPVHQKQRFKPLQKVDGMSDSLCGSSQHCNSTPEQSVAAQSQHHQQYIDTSHTLPPFPSPDLGTQPLPERINMNDIKKLQTLYRDHCEATLDVVMNLQFHYIEKLWQTFWYSTPPSSDGNTTIPNSDDDLEGVIPREKLVALCKYEPIRLWMRSCDHILYQALVEILIPDVLRPVPSTLTQAIRNFAKSLEGWLTTAMTNFPQEIIRTKVAVVSAFAQTLRRYTSLNHLAQAARAVLQNTSQINQMLSDLNRVDFANVQEQASWVCQCDESVVQRLEQDFKVTLQQQSSLDQWATWLDNVVSQVLKPHQGGPSFPKAARQFLLKWSFYSSMVIRDLTLRSAASFGSFHLIRLLYDEYMFYLVEHRVAQATGETPIAVMGEFSDLTSMMPSLMEKDASFSDDMSDLGSDADTSRGPTEPAVKRERIDMSHPLQEM, from the exons ATGCAGAGCTCCGAGGGAGGGTCAGATACCACGGCCAGCGTGGCAGCGCTGCGGACGTCATCATCAGCTCAGGCCCCTGTGGTACAGCCTGTCCCAGCCTCCCAGCAG AGGGTGCTGGTTCAAGCTACAGGCTCAGCTCAGAAGGGAGGACAAGTACAGCAGCTTTCAGTACCCAGGGTTCAACAGGTCTCTCAGCAG GTTCAGCAGGTGCAACATGTCTACCCATCCCAGGTCCAATATGTAGGAGAAAGTGGAGAGACGGTTTACACCAATGGAACTAT CCGAACAGCCTACTCCTACAACCCCGAGGCTCAGTTGTACGGGCAGAGCAGTGGGGGAACCTACTTTGACTCACAGGCCGGTGTCACTACGGTGGTCTCCTCTGCCAGTGGTGGGGTGCCCCCTCATGGCATGGTGGGCATCGCTATGGATGTGGGCAGCAGCCACATCATCTCCAGCGGAAACACCTACCTGATTCATGGAGGAAGTATGGAGGGAAGCCGCAACCACATATCACACTCATCACGCTCCTCCTCAGCTATG CTTGAAATGGCGATTGAAAACCTCCAAAAGTCTGAAGGAATTGCAAGTCACAAAAGCAGCCTGCTCAACAGCCAT ctgCAGTGGCTGCTGGACAACTATGAGACAGCGGAGGGAGTGAGCCTGCCCCGGTGCTCCCTGTATAACCATTACTTACGGCACTGTCAGGAACAGAAACTGGATCCGGTCAACGCAGCCTCCTTCGGCAAGCTCATCCGCTCGGTCTTCATGGGCCTCAGGACCCGCCGCCTCGGCACCAG AGGCAACTCTAAGTATCATTACTATGGCATCCGGGTGAAGCCAGACTCACCGCTGAACCGACTGCAGGAAGACACCCAGTACATGGCCATGAGGCAGCAGCCTGTCCACCAGAAACAGAG GTTCAAACCTCTACAGAAGGTGGACGGTATGTCTGACAGCCTGTGTGGGAGCTCTCAGCACTGTAACAGCACTCCAGAGCAGTCCGTGGCTGCTCAGAGCCAACATCACCAGCAGTACATAG ATACGTCCCACACCCTGCCTCCATTTCCCTCTCCTGACTTGGGCACCCAGCCTCTGCCTGAGCGCATCAACATGAATGATATCAAGAAGCTGCAGACACTCTACAGAGACCACTGTGAG GCTACTTTGGATGTGGTGATGAACCTCCAGTTCCACTACATTGAGAAACTCTGGCAGACCTTTTGGTATTCAACACCGCCATCTAGTGATGGAAATACCACTATCCCCAATAG TGATGATGACCTGGAGGGTGTGATCCCCAGAGAGAAGCTGGTGGCTCTGTGTAAATATGAACCAATCAGACTATGGATGAGGAGCTGTGACCACATCCTCTACCAGGCTCTGGTAGAGATCCTCATTCCTGATGTGCTGCGTCCTGTTCCCA GCACTCTCACTCAGGCCATTCGTAACTTTGCCAAGAGTCTGGAGGGCTGGCTGACGACAGCAATGACCAACTTTCCTCAAGAGATTATTCGCACCAAG GTGGCAGTGGTCAGTGCGTTTGCCCAGACGCTGAGACGTTACACCAGTCTCAACCATCTGGCCCAGGCCGCCCGCGCTGTCCTCCAGAACACCTCCCAGATCAACCAGATGCTCTCTGACCTCAACCGGGTGGACTTTGCCAACGTCCAG GAGCAGGCGTCATGGGTGTGTCAGTGTGACGAGAGTGTGGTTCAGCGTCTGGAGCAGGACTTTAAGGTCACCCTGCAACAGCAGAGCTCTCTGGACCAGTGGGCTACCTGGCTCGACAACGTGGTCTCTCAGGTCCTGAAGCCTCACCAGGGCGGCCCCAGCTTCCCTAAAGCTGCTCGCCAGTTCCTGCTTAAATGGTCCTTCTACAG CTCCATGGTGATCAGAGACCTGACCCTGCGTAGTGCAGCCAGTTTTGGCTCTTTCCACCTGATCCGCCTGCTCTATGATGAGTACATGTTTTACTTGGTGGAACACCGCGTGGCTCAGGCCACCGGAGAAACTCCTATTGCTGTCATGGGAGAG TTCAGTGACCTGACCTCTATGATGCCATCACTCATGGAAAAAG ATGCCTCCTTCTCAGATGACATGAGTGACCTTGGCAGTGATGCTGATACATCCAGAGGGCCTACTGAACCAGctgtaaagagagagaggattgACATGAGCCACCCTCTGCAGGAGATGTGA